Proteins encoded in a region of the Elizabethkingia bruuniana genome:
- a CDS encoding hydrolase, whose amino-acid sequence MKKTILSFVLGLISLSVSAQKPSPALLTPTNHALVLIDHESQMAFATKSITTEELRNNVALTAGASKIFNVPTVVTTVAEKSFSGPVFPEISEFYPEPYIDRTTMNTWEDVNAYKAITGKGKKKLVFAGLWTSVCIVGPVLSAINDGYDVYVVTDASGDVSKEAHDQAVTRMVQAGAHPVTATQYILELQRDWARQGTYKAVTDLVKRYGGAYGLGMQYAHDMLKH is encoded by the coding sequence ATGAAAAAAACAATCTTATCTTTTGTATTAGGGCTAATATCACTAAGTGTTTCAGCCCAAAAGCCAAGTCCGGCATTATTAACACCTACTAACCATGCTTTGGTTTTAATCGATCATGAAAGTCAGATGGCTTTTGCAACAAAGAGTATTACAACCGAAGAACTGAGAAATAATGTTGCACTTACAGCAGGAGCTTCTAAAATATTCAATGTTCCGACTGTTGTAACAACTGTTGCCGAAAAATCTTTCAGTGGTCCGGTTTTCCCTGAAATTTCTGAATTCTACCCGGAACCTTATATCGATCGTACAACGATGAATACCTGGGAAGATGTTAACGCTTATAAAGCTATTACCGGAAAAGGTAAAAAGAAGCTTGTTTTTGCAGGACTATGGACAAGTGTATGTATTGTAGGGCCTGTACTTTCTGCAATTAATGATGGATATGATGTCTATGTAGTAACGGATGCTTCGGGAGACGTTTCTAAAGAAGCACATGATCAGGCGGTAACACGTATGGTTCAGGCTGGAGCACATCCGGTAACAGCAACACAGTATATTCTGGAATTGCAAAGAGACTGGGCGAGACAGGGAACTTATAAAGCAGTTACCGATTTAGTAAAAAGATACGGAGGTGCTTATGGTTTGGGAATGCAGTATGCGCACGACATGTTAAAACACTAA
- a CDS encoding isochorismatase family protein translates to MKPAQSLLTPDNHTLVLIDFEGQMAFATNSHSMQELRQNTGLISGGSKVFGVPTIVTTVGEHHFAGPVFPEILEYYPKEEYEYIDRTSMNTWEDEAAYKAIIQPGKKKIVMAGLWTSVCIVYPALSAIEEGYEVYVIADACGDVTMEAHNRAMERMVQAGVQPVTSVQYVLELQRDWARPTGGAVSRLMKKYAGTYGIGMQYAEGMLRH, encoded by the coding sequence ATGAAACCAGCACAAAGTTTATTAACGCCGGACAATCATACCCTGGTACTTATAGATTTCGAAGGACAAATGGCTTTTGCCACCAATAGTCATTCTATGCAGGAATTGCGTCAGAATACCGGACTTATCAGCGGGGGATCAAAAGTTTTTGGAGTGCCTACAATTGTAACTACAGTAGGAGAACATCATTTTGCGGGGCCTGTATTTCCGGAAATTTTGGAATACTATCCAAAAGAAGAATATGAATATATTGACCGCACATCCATGAATACATGGGAAGATGAAGCTGCTTATAAAGCAATTATCCAGCCCGGAAAAAAGAAAATTGTAATGGCTGGATTATGGACAAGTGTATGTATTGTATACCCTGCACTATCTGCTATTGAGGAAGGCTATGAAGTATATGTAATTGCGGATGCCTGTGGAGACGTAACCATGGAGGCACACAACAGAGCTATGGAAAGGATGGTTCAGGCAGGAGTACAGCCTGTCACTTCGGTACAGTATGTTTTGGAGCTTCAACGGGATTGGGCAAGGCCAACAGGCGGAGCCGTATCCAGACTTATGAAAAAATATGCAGGAACGTATGGAATCGGAATGCAGTATGCTGAAGGCATGCTCAGACATTAG
- a CDS encoding amidohydrolase, translating into MKSLNRIVLSLLLISGSVIKAQKADIIVTNGKITTLDGRSPEVQAVAISGNKILQTGTNAQILKLKSTNTKLIDAKGKRVIPGLFDSHLHVIRGGRFYNTELRWDGVTSLKKALQMLKEQAARTPKGQWVRVVGGWNEYQFEEKRLPTLQEINEATGDVPTFILYLYAKAWLNKAGLKELKITDDTANPIQGLIEKDTNGDPTGLLVAEPNAFILYSTLAKLPELSHDEKINSTLQYMTELNHLGITAVMDAGGGFQNFPDDYGITDELNKQGKITVRLPYYLFAQKKGTELADYTKWTGMVDIDHHASNGHNEVDYYVNGGGENLVADAADFENFLFPRPELPATMEKNMKEVLSLLVKKRWPFRIHATYNESISRDLDVIEAVNKETPLNGLPWLFDHAETISEANMQRIKALGGGIAIQHRMAYQGESFIHRYGKKTALAAPPVKRMLELGIPVGLGTDGTRVASYNPWVALYWITSGKTVGGAQVMAKENTLDRKTALELFTYGGYSLIKNTDKGKIQKGFFADLVILDQDYFSVEESEIKNITAKLTIVDGKIVYGDTDYKAIAPKALEVIPEWSPVKYFGGYQKN; encoded by the coding sequence ATGAAATCATTAAACAGAATCGTTCTTTCATTATTACTGATTAGTGGAAGTGTTATAAAAGCACAAAAAGCAGATATCATTGTTACGAATGGAAAAATTACAACTTTAGACGGAAGAAGTCCCGAAGTACAGGCTGTGGCAATTTCCGGAAATAAGATTTTGCAAACCGGAACAAATGCTCAGATATTAAAACTAAAATCCACAAATACAAAATTAATAGATGCGAAAGGCAAACGGGTTATTCCGGGATTATTCGATAGTCATTTGCATGTGATTCGCGGTGGACGTTTTTATAATACGGAATTGCGTTGGGATGGTGTCACTTCATTAAAGAAAGCATTGCAAATGCTCAAGGAACAGGCTGCCCGTACACCCAAAGGCCAGTGGGTGCGTGTTGTAGGTGGTTGGAATGAATACCAGTTTGAAGAAAAGCGTCTTCCAACCCTTCAGGAAATAAATGAAGCAACTGGAGATGTTCCAACATTTATATTATATCTGTATGCAAAAGCATGGTTGAATAAAGCCGGATTAAAAGAACTGAAGATTACTGACGATACAGCTAACCCTATACAGGGATTGATAGAAAAGGATACTAATGGAGATCCGACCGGGTTATTGGTTGCAGAACCCAATGCATTCATTTTATATTCAACTCTGGCAAAATTGCCTGAGCTTTCACACGATGAAAAAATAAATTCAACTTTACAGTATATGACCGAGCTTAATCATTTGGGTATTACTGCGGTAATGGATGCAGGTGGAGGATTTCAAAATTTTCCGGATGATTATGGGATTACCGATGAATTAAATAAACAAGGAAAAATCACAGTGAGGCTGCCTTATTATTTGTTTGCTCAGAAAAAAGGAACCGAACTGGCTGACTATACAAAATGGACCGGAATGGTAGATATAGACCACCATGCTTCGAATGGACATAATGAAGTTGATTACTATGTAAATGGGGGTGGTGAAAATTTGGTTGCCGACGCTGCGGATTTTGAGAATTTTTTATTTCCACGCCCCGAGTTACCGGCTACTATGGAGAAAAATATGAAAGAAGTCCTGAGTTTGCTGGTGAAGAAACGTTGGCCATTCCGTATACATGCTACTTATAATGAAAGTATTTCCAGAGATCTAGATGTAATAGAAGCTGTGAATAAAGAAACACCTCTAAACGGATTACCATGGTTGTTTGACCATGCTGAAACGATAAGTGAGGCGAATATGCAGCGTATAAAAGCATTGGGAGGAGGTATAGCAATTCAGCACAGAATGGCATATCAGGGTGAGAGCTTTATTCACCGTTATGGCAAGAAAACAGCTTTGGCTGCACCTCCGGTAAAACGTATGCTGGAGCTTGGAATTCCTGTAGGACTTGGTACTGATGGTACACGTGTAGCCAGTTACAATCCATGGGTAGCATTATACTGGATTACTTCCGGTAAAACCGTTGGCGGAGCTCAGGTAATGGCCAAAGAAAATACACTTGACAGAAAAACAGCATTAGAACTCTTTACCTATGGTGGTTACAGTCTTATTAAAAATACTGATAAAGGTAAAATCCAAAAAGGTTTCTTCGCAGATTTGGTGATTCTGGATCAGGATTATTTCAGTGTTGAAGAATCTGAGATTAAGAATATAACAGCTAAGCTGACAATTGTGGATGGTAAAATAGTATATGGTGATACTGACTATAAAGCTATTGCACCTAAAGCACTGGAAGTTATTCCGGAATGGTCTCCTGTCAAGTATTTTGGAGGCTATCAAAAAAACTAA